ATCGTCGGCGTGCTCCGTGGGGCGATCCTCGCGGGTGGCAGTCGGTCGCCGTTCTAACTACCTTGCGGAGCGTTTGTGAATCTTTTCACGAGCCCTCCGCACGACTTCTCGACAGCCTCAGCCGTGACGCGCGCGTACCTGCCCATTCTGCTGCTGCTCGGCATCGTGACGGCGATGGCGGCGACGTTCATCGTCCTGAGCGCGCTGACCGTGAAGCCGCAGCGCAACGCGGTCAAGCAGCAGGCGTACGAGTCCGGCATCGCCCCGCTCGGCGACGCGCGCGAGCGGTTCTCCGTCAAGTTCTACCTCGTCGCGATGCTCTTCATCGTCTTCGACATCGAGACGGTGTTCCTCGTGCCCTGGGGCGCGTGGTACCGGCAGCTGTCGTGCAGCGTCCCGCTCACGACCGCGGGCTGCCCGGCGGGGCAGGCGTCGTTCTTCGGGCTCGGCGAGATGCTCGTGTTCATGGCGATCCTCGTGGTCGGGCTGGTCTACGTGTGGCGGAAGGGGGCGTTGCAGTGGGACTGATCACCAAGCCGGAGGCGCCCGCGACGACGCGCGCGGTCGCGAACGCCTCGTCCGATTCGTGGGTCACGACGCGGCTCGACTTCCTCGTCAACTGGGCGCGCGCGAACTCGATGTGGCCGATGCCCTTCGGGACGGCGTGCTGCGCGATCGAGTTCATGGCGACCGCGGCGAGCCGCTTCGACCTCGCGCGCTTCGGGATGGAGCGGCTGAGCTATTCGCCGCGTCAGGCCGACGTGCTTCTCTGCGCGGGGCGCGTGCCGTACAAGCTCGCGCCGGTCATCCGCCGCATCTACCAGCAGATGCCGAACCCGAAGTGGGTGATCTCGATGGGCGCGTGCGCGTCGACGGGCGGCATGTTCGACAACTACGCCGTCGTGCAGGGGATCGACACGATCATCCCCGTCGACGTGTACGTGCCGGGCTGCCCGCCGCGCCCGGAGTCGCTCATGTACGGGATCATGATGCTGCAGGACAAGGTGCGGAACGAGCGTCTGCGCGACGCGTCGCGCCACGCCGAGATCGCCCCCGACCCGTCGAGCCAGCTCTACATCCCGCCGTCCGCGATCGACGAGCTCGCGCAGAACATCGGGAACTCGGTGCACCAGACCCGCTCGAGCGTCTGACGGCGCCGACCATGGCCGTCGCCTTCCGCCCGTACACGACCGGATCCGCGCTGCCTAACGGTAGCGCG
This is a stretch of genomic DNA from Gemmatimonadetes bacterium T265. It encodes these proteins:
- the nuoB gene encoding NADH-quinone oxidoreductase subunit B produces the protein MGLITKPEAPATTRAVANASSDSWVTTRLDFLVNWARANSMWPMPFGTACCAIEFMATAASRFDLARFGMERLSYSPRQADVLLCAGRVPYKLAPVIRRIYQQMPNPKWVISMGACASTGGMFDNYAVVQGIDTIIPVDVYVPGCPPRPESLMYGIMMLQDKVRNERLRDASRHAEIAPDPSSQLYIPPSAIDELAQNIGNSVHQTRSSV
- the nuoA1 gene encoding NADH-quinone oxidoreductase subunit A 1, producing MTRAYLPILLLLGIVTAMAATFIVLSALTVKPQRNAVKQQAYESGIAPLGDARERFSVKFYLVAMLFIVFDIETVFLVPWGAWYRQLSCSVPLTTAGCPAGQASFFGLGEMLVFMAILVVGLVYVWRKGALQWD